A stretch of the Streptosporangium sp. NBC_01755 genome encodes the following:
- a CDS encoding non-ribosomal peptide synthetase, with protein sequence MSDEHSVPEQPSTPAEPPSQAPAFAPDDVREAVAQALEIPADEIDQERDLFELGLDSLAVMRLAGEWRRRGIAVTFRDLVQDPVLGSWSALLTERAQQASIDMPSPALTPDTGYDEEAPFALATMQHAYWIGRQDGQPLGGVAAHFYVELDGEGVDPVRLEGALRALSERHGMLRARFDDEGRQHYGAPGTGLVVHDLRELPADEVTDTLETLRERHTHGRLDIAAGEVFRVSLCLLPGGRTRLQLDLDMMAGDALSLRVLLTDLHRLYERPDVSLPAFGLDYGRYLAEHARRRGAERERAARWWRDRLPDLPRAPRLPTTVDPLRPVSAADSALTHSRRLHHWLDPDAKAALLARARLHGITPAAALATAFAEVIAAWSDTHRFLLNLPLFDREMLTPDVAGLIGDFSGSVLLDADMSAALPFTEQARLLQDGLQAGVAHGAYGGVEVLRDLARLEGAPVLAPIVYTSAIGLGEIFTPDVQATFGRPVWIISQGPQVFLDAQVTELDGGLLLNWDVRDGVLAPGVPDAAFDAYRRLVTDLLTTSEAWLLPVGPLLAADRLPVRAVAALPAAPQPGHVLHTRFFRLADERPGHLAVVKEDGSALTYAELALVARKVATLLRHHGVREGDTVAITLPKGADQIAAVLGVLAAGAAYAPVGVEQPAIRRSRIHAMAGAAVVLTDDAHAHLCADLPEVAVLRLADAEELPPGPVAHPGPDSAAYLLFTSGSTGLPKGVEVSHRAIVNTVDAMGDQFGVGPGDRTLAISALDFDLATYDIFAPLSVGGQVVVVGQEHRRDAHHWAHLVREHKVSIVQCVPALLDLLMAAGGDAGLGDTLRLVLLGGDWVGLDQPARLRALVPGCRFVALGGMTEAAVHSTVFEVDEVDPSWKSIPYGVPLRNMRARVVDGRGRDCPDQVPGELWIGGPSVATGYRGDPERTASRFVDHDGDRWYRSGDLARYRPDGVLEFLGRADHQVKIGGHRIELGEVEAALEEHPDVLHAVATVLETPVRRLAAAVSVISPTGGRPDPDLLRSRAAEQLPAYMLPEHVLVMDTMPLTSNGKLDRAAVRRVLTASAREHPVAAQAPSGPVETVVAGVWAELLGVRDVSRGDGFFALGGDSLIATRMIGRLRAAGVGGARVAALFANPILREFSALLTLRPDTPGPSTAPSTAPTTVLSSDPGHAYEPFALTDVQAAYHTGRDPGFTLGGVGTWHYSEFDGAQVDLGRLERAWQTLIRRHGMLRAVVREGTQQVLEAVAPYRIDCQESDAAGTDEALAALRERMSRQVRDPGHWPLFAVAAVRYPGPSGSVRTRLAIGLDYLVLDALSITTLYAELNALYADPDTSLPAIELSFRDYLTQLPADPRSTERARAHWQARLEELPPVPALPLDRNPALLETPRFTRRQLRLDAAAWRTVKERAARHRLTPSTVLLAAYGEVLATWSGTDALTLTLTLFNRREVHPHVHRVLGDFTSLSLAAYRRSGDGWLSAAAALQRRQAEDLDHQDVPIAWLLREFARRTGILDAAAPVVFTSALGVGDAGLSDPASGFPPKVWGISQSPQVILDNQVTEESGELVVTWDAVEELFSDGVLDAMFDAHTRLIHHLADGDWTAPIPDLLPAAQRQRRTAVALEEEGDPVTPRLLHEAFFERAAAEPDRTALVTSEGGTTSYGALADGALRTAATLLERGVRPGDLVAISLPKGPEQITAVLGVLAAGAAYVPIGLDQPAARRDRIRTAAGIGLTLGERPAPPRANTPDDTGAHQVMSLQEALSHEPLERAHRVPVEALAYVIFTSGSTGEPKGVKISHTAAWNTVADIGTRHDIGPGDRVFALSALDFDLSVYDIFGLLSAGGSLLLPTDELRHEPRRWPALVHRHDVTVWNTVPALLDLLLDAAEHAVADSETLRGLRVALVSGDWIGLDLPGRLRALTVRPCRFVAMGGATEASVWSNTLTVEKVDPSWASIPYGRPLTGQRYRVVDGFGRDCPDWTPGELWIGGAGLAMGYLDDPRRTAEKFPTHDGQRWYRTGDLGRYRSDGLLEFLGRLDTQLKIAGHRIEAGEVEAAIEAHPDISRAAVVAAGERTARRLVAFAVPRELPDDPLIAHDAAGPDATRLADRLHRWLGERLAAYAIPSRVLLLAALPLTANGKIDRAELALLAARDTSSANAEPPQGEVETALAGLWDAQLPGSALDRNANFFTTGGDSLSAIRLVSAIERRFGTGITIRTLLAAPTIAALGAEITATVAGATDVEIGEL encoded by the coding sequence TTGAGTGACGAACACTCCGTCCCAGAGCAGCCGTCGACCCCCGCAGAGCCGCCTTCGCAAGCACCGGCGTTCGCGCCGGACGACGTACGCGAGGCGGTCGCTCAGGCGCTGGAGATACCGGCGGACGAGATCGACCAGGAGCGCGACCTGTTCGAGCTCGGTCTCGACTCCCTCGCCGTGATGAGACTCGCCGGCGAGTGGCGTCGCCGCGGTATCGCCGTCACCTTCCGGGACCTGGTCCAGGACCCGGTGCTCGGCTCCTGGAGCGCCCTGCTGACGGAGAGGGCACAGCAGGCCTCCATCGACATGCCCTCCCCCGCCCTCACCCCGGACACCGGTTACGACGAGGAGGCGCCGTTCGCGCTGGCGACGATGCAGCACGCCTACTGGATCGGCCGGCAGGACGGCCAGCCGCTGGGCGGCGTCGCCGCCCACTTCTACGTCGAACTCGACGGCGAGGGAGTGGACCCCGTACGGCTCGAGGGGGCGCTGCGCGCTCTGAGCGAGCGGCACGGCATGCTGCGGGCCCGCTTCGACGACGAGGGCCGCCAGCACTACGGCGCGCCCGGCACCGGCCTGGTCGTCCACGACCTGCGGGAGCTGCCCGCCGACGAGGTCACCGACACGCTGGAGACGTTGCGCGAGCGCCACACCCACGGCCGCCTCGACATCGCGGCGGGCGAGGTCTTCCGGGTCTCCCTGTGCCTGCTGCCCGGCGGGCGAACCAGGCTCCAGCTCGACCTGGACATGATGGCCGGCGACGCGCTGAGCCTGCGCGTCCTGCTCACCGACCTGCACCGGCTGTATGAGCGCCCCGATGTGTCATTGCCCGCCTTCGGCCTCGACTACGGCCGCTACCTGGCCGAACACGCTCGGCGTCGTGGCGCGGAACGCGAGCGGGCCGCCCGGTGGTGGCGCGACCGGCTCCCCGATCTTCCCCGGGCGCCCCGGCTGCCCACGACGGTGGATCCGCTGCGGCCGGTGTCGGCGGCCGACTCCGCGCTCACCCACTCCAGGCGTCTGCACCACTGGCTGGACCCGGACGCCAAGGCCGCCCTCCTGGCCCGGGCACGCCTGCACGGCATCACCCCCGCAGCTGCCCTGGCCACCGCGTTCGCCGAGGTCATCGCCGCCTGGAGCGACACCCACCGCTTCCTGCTCAACCTCCCGCTGTTCGACCGGGAGATGCTCACCCCCGACGTCGCCGGCCTCATCGGCGACTTCAGCGGCTCCGTCCTGCTCGACGCGGACATGAGCGCCGCCCTGCCCTTCACCGAACAAGCCCGGCTGCTGCAGGACGGTCTGCAGGCGGGGGTCGCCCACGGCGCGTACGGCGGCGTCGAGGTGCTGCGCGACCTCGCGCGCCTCGAAGGCGCCCCCGTCCTCGCGCCCATCGTCTACACCAGCGCCATCGGCCTGGGCGAGATCTTCACACCGGACGTCCAGGCGACCTTCGGCCGCCCGGTGTGGATCATCTCCCAGGGCCCCCAGGTCTTCCTGGACGCCCAGGTCACCGAACTCGACGGCGGACTCCTTCTCAACTGGGACGTCCGCGACGGCGTGCTCGCCCCCGGCGTGCCGGACGCGGCCTTCGACGCCTACCGCCGCCTGGTCACCGACCTCCTCACCACCTCAGAGGCCTGGCTGCTGCCCGTCGGACCGCTGCTGGCCGCCGACCGGCTCCCGGTCCGCGCCGTCGCCGCCCTGCCTGCGGCCCCGCAGCCCGGCCACGTTCTGCACACGCGCTTCTTCCGGCTCGCCGACGAGCGGCCCGGCCACCTCGCCGTCGTCAAAGAGGACGGATCCGCGCTGACGTACGCCGAACTCGCCCTGGTGGCGCGGAAGGTGGCGACCCTGCTGCGGCACCACGGTGTGCGGGAGGGCGACACCGTGGCCATCACCCTGCCCAAGGGCGCCGACCAGATCGCCGCCGTCCTCGGGGTTCTCGCCGCGGGAGCCGCCTACGCGCCCGTCGGGGTGGAGCAGCCCGCCATCCGGCGCAGCCGCATCCACGCCATGGCCGGCGCGGCCGTTGTGCTCACCGACGACGCTCACGCCCATCTATGCGCCGATCTGCCTGAAGTAGCCGTGCTGCGCCTGGCCGACGCCGAGGAACTCCCCCCCGGGCCCGTCGCCCACCCCGGACCGGACAGTGCCGCATACCTGCTCTTCACCTCCGGCTCGACCGGGCTGCCCAAGGGGGTGGAGGTGTCACACCGCGCCATCGTCAACACCGTCGACGCGATGGGGGATCAGTTCGGCGTCGGTCCCGGCGACCGCACGCTGGCGATCTCCGCCCTCGATTTCGACCTCGCCACCTACGACATCTTCGCCCCGCTGTCGGTCGGCGGGCAGGTGGTCGTCGTCGGCCAGGAGCACCGGCGTGACGCCCACCACTGGGCACACCTCGTCCGCGAGCACAAAGTCAGCATCGTCCAGTGCGTTCCCGCACTGCTGGACCTGCTCATGGCGGCGGGCGGGGACGCGGGACTCGGTGACACGCTGCGCCTGGTCCTGCTCGGCGGCGACTGGGTCGGGCTCGACCAGCCCGCCCGGCTGCGCGCCCTCGTCCCCGGCTGCCGCTTCGTGGCCCTCGGCGGCATGACGGAGGCCGCCGTGCACTCCACCGTCTTCGAGGTCGACGAGGTCGACCCCTCGTGGAAGTCCATCCCCTACGGCGTGCCGCTGCGCAACATGCGGGCCCGCGTCGTGGACGGGCGTGGACGCGACTGCCCCGACCAGGTGCCCGGTGAGCTGTGGATCGGCGGCCCAAGCGTCGCCACCGGCTACCGCGGCGATCCTGAGCGCACCGCGTCCCGGTTCGTCGACCATGACGGCGACCGCTGGTACCGCAGCGGTGACCTGGCCCGCTACCGGCCGGACGGTGTCCTGGAGTTCCTCGGCCGCGCCGACCACCAGGTGAAGATCGGCGGGCACCGCATCGAGCTCGGCGAGGTCGAAGCGGCACTGGAAGAACATCCGGACGTGCTGCACGCGGTGGCCACCGTGCTGGAGACCCCGGTCCGCCGCCTGGCGGCGGCCGTGTCGGTCATATCGCCCACGGGCGGCCGCCCCGACCCCGACCTCCTGCGGAGCCGGGCGGCCGAACAGCTACCCGCCTACATGCTTCCCGAGCATGTCCTGGTCATGGACACGATGCCGCTCACCTCCAACGGCAAGCTCGACCGGGCGGCCGTGCGGCGTGTCCTGACGGCCTCCGCACGCGAGCACCCCGTAGCGGCGCAGGCCCCGTCCGGCCCGGTGGAGACCGTGGTCGCGGGCGTGTGGGCCGAACTCCTCGGGGTGCGCGACGTGAGCCGCGGCGACGGCTTCTTCGCGCTCGGCGGGGACTCGCTCATCGCGACCCGCATGATCGGCCGGCTGCGCGCCGCCGGCGTCGGCGGGGCCCGCGTGGCCGCGCTCTTCGCCAACCCGATCCTTCGGGAATTCTCCGCGCTGCTGACACTGCGGCCCGACACCCCCGGCCCGAGCACCGCACCGAGCACCGCACCGACCACCGTCCTCTCTTCTGACCCCGGCCACGCCTACGAGCCTTTCGCCCTCACCGATGTCCAAGCCGCCTACCACACCGGACGCGACCCCGGTTTCACCCTCGGCGGCGTCGGAACCTGGCACTACAGCGAGTTCGACGGCGCCCAGGTCGACCTGGGACGGCTGGAGCGGGCCTGGCAGACCCTCATCCGACGGCACGGCATGCTGCGCGCCGTCGTACGAGAGGGCACGCAACAGGTGCTGGAGGCCGTCGCACCGTATCGGATCGACTGCCAGGAGAGCGACGCCGCCGGAACCGACGAGGCCCTCGCCGCCCTGCGCGAGCGGATGTCCCGCCAGGTCCGCGACCCCGGCCACTGGCCGCTCTTCGCCGTCGCGGCGGTGCGCTACCCCGGCCCCTCGGGATCCGTCCGGACCAGGCTCGCCATCGGCCTGGACTACCTCGTCCTGGACGCACTGTCGATCACCACCCTGTACGCCGAGCTCAACGCCCTGTACGCCGACCCCGACACCTCACTCCCGGCGATCGAGCTGTCGTTTCGCGACTACCTCACCCAGCTTCCGGCCGACCCCCGCTCCACCGAACGGGCCCGCGCCCACTGGCAGGCGCGGCTGGAGGAACTGCCCCCCGTCCCCGCCCTGCCCCTGGACCGCAATCCGGCACTGCTCGAGACGCCCAGGTTCACCCGCAGGCAGCTGCGCCTGGACGCCGCCGCCTGGCGCACCGTCAAGGAGCGCGCCGCCCGGCACCGCCTGACACCCTCCACCGTGCTGCTCGCCGCCTACGGGGAGGTCCTGGCGACCTGGAGCGGAACCGACGCCCTCACCCTGACCCTGACCCTGTTCAACCGGCGTGAGGTGCACCCGCACGTCCACCGCGTCCTGGGAGACTTCACCTCCCTGTCCCTGGCCGCCTACCGCCGATCCGGCGACGGCTGGCTGTCGGCCGCCGCCGCGCTGCAGCGGCGGCAGGCCGAGGACCTCGACCACCAGGACGTGCCGATCGCCTGGCTACTGCGGGAGTTCGCCCGCCGTACCGGCATTCTCGACGCCGCCGCGCCGGTGGTGTTCACCAGCGCGCTCGGCGTCGGCGACGCCGGACTGTCCGACCCGGCCTCGGGCTTCCCGCCCAAGGTGTGGGGAATCTCCCAATCCCCCCAGGTCATCCTGGACAACCAGGTCACCGAGGAATCAGGCGAGCTGGTCGTCACCTGGGACGCGGTGGAGGAACTGTTCAGCGACGGCGTGCTCGACGCCATGTTCGACGCCCACACCCGGCTGATCCACCACCTGGCCGACGGCGACTGGACGGCACCGATCCCGGACCTGCTGCCCGCCGCGCAGCGGCAGCGGCGTACGGCGGTGGCGCTGGAGGAGGAGGGCGACCCCGTCACGCCCCGGCTCCTGCACGAGGCGTTCTTCGAACGCGCCGCCGCCGAACCGGACCGGACGGCACTGGTCACCTCCGAGGGCGGCACCACCAGCTACGGCGCGCTCGCCGACGGGGCGCTGCGCACCGCCGCCACCCTGCTGGAGCGCGGCGTGCGGCCAGGCGACCTCGTCGCAATCAGCCTGCCCAAGGGGCCCGAGCAGATCACGGCCGTACTGGGCGTCCTGGCCGCCGGCGCGGCCTACGTCCCGATCGGCCTGGACCAGCCTGCCGCCCGCCGCGACCGGATACGAACCGCCGCGGGAATCGGCCTGACCCTCGGCGAACGGCCCGCACCACCGCGAGCCAACACGCCGGACGACACCGGGGCACACCAGGTGATGTCCCTTCAGGAGGCGCTGAGCCATGAACCGCTGGAGCGAGCACATCGCGTGCCGGTCGAGGCACTCGCCTACGTGATCTTCACGTCCGGGTCGACGGGTGAACCCAAGGGAGTGAAGATCTCCCACACCGCGGCCTGGAACACCGTCGCCGACATCGGAACGCGCCACGACATCGGCCCCGGCGACCGCGTGTTCGCCCTGTCCGCGCTGGACTTCGACCTGTCGGTCTACGACATCTTCGGGCTGCTGTCGGCCGGCGGCTCACTGCTGCTGCCCACAGACGAGCTCCGACACGAACCTCGGCGGTGGCCCGCCCTCGTGCACCGCCACGACGTGACGGTGTGGAACACCGTGCCGGCGCTCCTGGACCTTCTCCTGGACGCGGCGGAGCACGCCGTAGCCGACAGCGAAACGCTGCGAGGGCTGCGCGTCGCACTGGTCTCCGGCGACTGGATCGGCCTGGACCTGCCGGGCCGGTTGCGGGCACTCACCGTGCGGCCCTGCCGGTTCGTCGCCATGGGCGGCGCGACCGAGGCGTCGGTGTGGTCCAACACCCTCACCGTCGAGAAGGTGGACCCCAGCTGGGCGTCCATCCCCTACGGGCGCCCGCTGACCGGGCAGCGCTACCGCGTCGTCGACGGCTTCGGCCGCGACTGCCCCGACTGGACGCCCGGCGAACTGTGGATCGGCGGCGCGGGGCTGGCCATGGGATACCTGGACGATCCGCGCCGCACCGCGGAGAAGTTCCCCACCCACGACGGGCAGCGCTGGTACCGCACCGGCGACCTGGGCCGCTACCGCTCGGACGGGCTCCTGGAGTTCCTCGGCCGGCTGGACACCCAGCTGAAGATCGCCGGGCATCGCATCGAGGCCGGCGAGGTCGAGGCGGCCATCGAAGCCCACCCGGACATCTCCCGGGCCGCCGTGGTGGCCGCGGGAGAGCGCACCGCCCGGCGGCTGGTCGCCTTCGCCGTTCCCCGCGAGCTCCCCGACGATCCCCTCATCGCCCACGACGCTGCCGGCCCGGACGCGACACGACTTGCCGACCGGCTCCATCGCTGGCTCGGCGAGCGCTTGGCCGCCTACGCCATCCCCTCCCGGGTGCTGCTGCTCGCCGCGCTGCCGCTGACCGCCAACGGCAAGATCGACCGCGCCGAACTGGCCCTGCTGGCCGCCCGGGACACCTCCTCGGCCAATGCCGAGCCGCCCCAGGGGGAGGTGGAGACCGCCCTCGCCGGGCTGTGGGACGCCCAGCTGCCCGGCTCGGCGCTGGACCGCAACGCCAACTTCTTCACCACCGGCGGGGACAGCCTGTCCGCGATCCGCCTGGTGTCAGCGATCGAACGCCGTTTCGGGACCGGCATCACGATCCGCACCCTCCTGGCCGCACCGACCATCGCCGCGCTCGGCGCGGAGATCACCGCAACGGTCGCCGGCGCGACCGACGTCGAAATCGGAGAACTGTGA
- a CDS encoding (2,3-dihydroxybenzoyl)adenylate synthase, which produces MTQPQTQTHPVWPDADAERYRRAGYWSGRTFGAHLRDWAAQRPQRTALVDGERRWTYAHLDAEANRLAHGLRRLGLRKGDRVVVQLPNCAEFVQLWFALQRLGAVPVHAMPGHRRAEIGHLVRISGAVACVIPDRHARFDHRGLLRDILTDQAESGTLRHVVVVGDPGAHRDFIRFADLADDAPPVATDPEDPVAGDLALLLHSGGTTGLPKLIPRTHDDYAYNARAAAEICGLDEDSVYLAVLPIAFNFTLACPGVLGTLAAGGTVVVSPDPSPQTAFALIERERVTITSLSPPLVPYWMEEGARGGADLDSLRVLQVGGARLADDVARKLGPALGVTVQQVFGMAEGLISLTRLEDSEDLICTSQGRPICPDDEVLIVGPDGRPVADGLPGELLTRGPYTLRGYYRAQEHNRVAFTPDGFYRSGDVVRRLPSGHLVVVGRIKDQINRGGEKIAATEVEEHLLTHPLITEAALVGVPDEKWGERSVAFLVCAGPIPGTRELAAFLRGRGLAEYKAPDQVAGIAAMPLTAVGKIDKKALAGTLSPT; this is translated from the coding sequence ATGACCCAGCCCCAGACCCAGACCCATCCGGTCTGGCCGGACGCCGACGCGGAGCGTTACCGCCGCGCCGGCTACTGGAGTGGCCGGACATTCGGCGCGCACCTACGTGACTGGGCCGCGCAGCGCCCGCAGCGAACCGCGCTCGTCGACGGCGAGCGCCGCTGGACCTACGCCCACCTGGACGCCGAGGCGAACCGGCTCGCGCACGGACTGCGGCGGCTGGGCCTGCGCAAAGGCGACCGTGTCGTGGTCCAACTGCCCAACTGCGCGGAGTTCGTCCAGCTCTGGTTCGCCCTTCAACGCCTCGGCGCGGTACCCGTGCACGCCATGCCGGGACACCGCCGCGCCGAGATCGGCCACCTGGTTCGCATCTCGGGCGCGGTGGCCTGCGTCATCCCCGACCGGCACGCCCGCTTCGACCACCGCGGGCTGCTCCGCGACATCCTCACCGACCAGGCGGAAAGCGGCACGCTACGCCACGTGGTGGTGGTCGGCGACCCGGGCGCGCACCGGGACTTCATCCGCTTCGCGGACCTGGCGGACGACGCCCCACCCGTCGCGACCGACCCGGAGGATCCCGTCGCCGGCGACCTGGCGTTGCTGTTGCACTCCGGCGGCACCACCGGCCTGCCCAAACTCATCCCGCGCACCCACGACGACTACGCCTACAACGCCCGCGCCGCCGCCGAGATCTGCGGTCTCGACGAGGACTCCGTCTATCTCGCCGTCCTGCCGATCGCCTTCAACTTCACGCTGGCCTGCCCCGGCGTGCTGGGCACTCTGGCCGCCGGCGGTACCGTCGTCGTGTCGCCCGATCCGAGCCCGCAGACCGCCTTCGCGCTGATCGAGCGCGAGCGCGTGACCATCACCTCGCTCAGCCCGCCCCTGGTCCCGTACTGGATGGAGGAAGGTGCCCGCGGCGGAGCGGACCTCGACAGCCTCAGGGTGCTCCAGGTCGGGGGAGCGCGGCTTGCCGACGACGTCGCCCGCAAGCTCGGCCCCGCGCTGGGCGTGACGGTCCAGCAGGTCTTCGGCATGGCCGAGGGACTGATCAGCCTCACCCGCCTGGAGGACTCCGAGGATCTCATCTGTACCTCCCAGGGGCGCCCGATCTGCCCGGACGACGAGGTCCTCATCGTCGGCCCCGACGGCCGGCCCGTCGCCGACGGTCTCCCCGGCGAACTGCTCACCCGGGGCCCCTACACCCTGCGCGGCTACTACCGTGCGCAGGAGCACAACCGCGTCGCCTTCACCCCCGACGGCTTCTACCGCAGCGGGGACGTCGTACGCCGGCTTCCCTCCGGCCACCTGGTCGTCGTCGGACGGATCAAGGACCAGATCAACCGCGGCGGCGAGAAGATCGCGGCGACCGAGGTGGAGGAGCACCTGCTCACCCACCCGCTGATCACGGAGGCGGCACTGGTCGGGGTTCCCGACGAGAAGTGGGGCGAGCGGTCGGTGGCGTTCCTGGTCTGCGCCGGGCCGATCCCGGGGACGCGGGAACTGGCCGCCTTCCTCAGAGGGCGCGGGCTGGCGGAGTACAAGGCACCCGACCAGGTGGCAGGAATCGCGGCCATGCCGCTGACCGCGGTCGGAAAGATCGACAAGAAGGCCCTGGCCGGGACGCTCTCACCGACATGA
- a CDS encoding ABC transporter ATP-binding protein, whose translation MTSADGEELLRVTGLTLAPVGGGLPVLREATLTLASGRVLGVVGRSGSGKSSLALSLLGHVRPGLERRSGTVRVAGLDPFDRSGARRLRGRVVSFTGQDPAASLNPALRIGAQVAEAVRLRSPGLSDVAGQVRSLLSSVRLPADRAFLRRRPHQVSGGQAQRVALAAALAGRPRLLVLDEPTGSLDTVLAHQMRELLTELVRDGDRTAVLVGHDPDWVAALADEVIRLDDGRITASGPPRTVLPVGPHVTAPADRADAEAPRTAVGENRGELRVCDLSAAHGRRVVLHEVSLTVPAGTCTAVVGPSGSGKTTLARCLVGLHRAVRGTAGWRDGFDGPPVASGRGRAVQLVAQDSRGALNPRESVRTALMRPLTGLRGMSAEEAAAEAGRTLGLVGLAPAILSRRPGELSGGERQRVNLARALAGAPQVLVCDEITSALDPEIGAGVLDLLTSLRRTLGLTVLLVTHDLTEVARYADRVVVLDGGRVVESGPPGRVFARPEHAVTRELVGCSRVGPARDPV comes from the coding sequence ATGACCAGCGCGGACGGCGAGGAACTGCTCCGCGTCACGGGGCTGACGCTGGCCCCGGTCGGCGGCGGCCTCCCCGTTCTGCGGGAGGCGACGCTGACCCTCGCCTCCGGGCGGGTGCTGGGGGTGGTCGGGCGGTCAGGCTCCGGCAAGAGCAGCCTGGCGCTGAGCCTGCTCGGCCACGTGCGCCCCGGCCTGGAACGGCGCTCCGGCACGGTGCGGGTGGCCGGTCTCGATCCGTTCGACCGGTCGGGAGCCCGCCGGTTGCGTGGCCGGGTGGTGTCGTTCACGGGGCAGGATCCGGCGGCCTCCCTCAACCCCGCGCTACGGATCGGGGCACAGGTCGCGGAGGCGGTACGGCTGCGCTCACCTGGACTCTCCGACGTCGCCGGGCAGGTCCGGTCGCTATTGTCGTCGGTACGGCTGCCGGCCGACAGGGCGTTTCTGCGGCGCCGTCCCCATCAGGTCTCCGGCGGGCAGGCGCAGCGGGTGGCACTCGCCGCCGCCCTGGCGGGCAGGCCGCGACTGCTGGTCCTGGACGAGCCGACGGGCAGCCTGGACACCGTGCTGGCCCACCAGATGCGTGAACTGCTGACCGAACTGGTGCGAGACGGTGACCGCACGGCGGTGCTGGTCGGTCATGACCCGGATTGGGTCGCGGCGCTGGCGGACGAGGTGATCCGGCTGGACGACGGGCGGATCACCGCCTCCGGCCCGCCGCGGACGGTACTGCCGGTCGGGCCGCACGTCACCGCGCCCGCCGACCGTGCGGATGCCGAGGCTCCCCGGACGGCCGTTGGCGAGAACCGGGGCGAGCTGCGGGTATGCGACCTGTCGGCCGCGCACGGCCGCAGAGTCGTCCTGCACGAGGTCTCGCTGACCGTCCCCGCCGGCACGTGCACAGCTGTGGTGGGGCCGTCCGGTTCCGGCAAGACCACCCTTGCCCGCTGTCTGGTCGGCCTGCATCGCGCGGTGCGGGGCACGGCCGGCTGGAGGGACGGGTTCGACGGGCCGCCTGTCGCTTCGGGGCGCGGCCGTGCGGTGCAGTTGGTGGCCCAGGACTCCCGTGGGGCGCTCAATCCGCGAGAGTCCGTGCGGACCGCCCTGATGCGGCCGCTGACCGGCCTGCGAGGAATGTCAGCCGAGGAGGCCGCCGCCGAGGCCGGCAGGACGCTCGGGCTGGTCGGCCTGGCGCCGGCGATCCTGTCACGCCGGCCAGGCGAGTTGTCCGGCGGGGAGCGCCAGCGGGTCAACCTGGCGCGGGCCCTGGCCGGTGCGCCGCAGGTGCTGGTCTGTGACGAGATCACCTCGGCGTTGGACCCGGAGATCGGGGCCGGCGTCCTGGACCTGCTGACCTCGTTGCGCCGGACGCTGGGGCTGACGGTATTGCTGGTGACCCATGACCTGACCGAGGTGGCACGGTACGCGGACCGGGTCGTCGTCTTGGACGGCGGGCGGGTGGTCGAGTCGGGCCCACCGGGCCGGGTGTTCGCCCGGCCGGAGCACGCGGTGACACGGGAACTGGTTGGCTGCTCCCGGGTGGGCCCGGCACGAGACCCGGTGTAG
- a CDS encoding ABC transporter permease, whose translation MTGVLMREGRLRAGGSLLRPCRRWLPLLAGAGALFVVVVGLCGPLIAPHSPTEQLGTPFRSPDGIHLLGTDVLGRDVLSRVLWGGRVIVLTGLGATLVAGAAGMAAGVLTGLAPRRVGDLVLRLVDALAVLPALLLILVLAAGFPGSDLAVVAAVALATTPFSVRVLRAATRQVVVTGYAEAAYARGDSRWAVLGHDILPNIAGPALADTALRLVASVHLTATAGFLGLGRGAPAPNWGRMINENIPGASLTVAPFLAPTLLIVLLSVCVGLLADWFADAASGERR comes from the coding sequence ATGACGGGTGTCCTGATGCGGGAGGGACGACTGCGGGCGGGCGGCTCTCTGCTGCGACCATGCCGCCGATGGCTGCCGCTGCTCGCCGGGGCCGGGGCGCTGTTCGTGGTCGTGGTCGGGCTGTGCGGGCCGCTGATCGCTCCGCACAGCCCGACCGAGCAGCTGGGGACGCCCTTTCGGTCACCGGACGGCATCCATCTGCTGGGTACCGACGTCCTGGGCCGGGACGTGCTGAGCCGCGTGCTGTGGGGAGGGCGGGTGATCGTCCTCACCGGGCTCGGCGCGACGCTGGTCGCCGGAGCCGCGGGAATGGCCGCGGGTGTGTTGACGGGGCTCGCGCCCCGCCGCGTCGGCGATCTCGTGCTGCGGCTCGTGGACGCCTTGGCGGTGCTTCCCGCGCTGTTGCTCATTCTCGTGCTGGCGGCCGGTTTCCCCGGCAGCGACCTGGCGGTCGTGGCCGCCGTCGCCCTGGCCACCACTCCGTTCTCGGTACGTGTGCTGCGCGCGGCCACCCGGCAGGTCGTCGTCACCGGCTACGCGGAGGCGGCGTATGCCCGTGGCGACAGCAGATGGGCCGTGCTGGGCCACGACATACTGCCCAACATCGCCGGACCGGCACTGGCGGACACGGCCCTGCGGCTGGTCGCGTCCGTCCACCTCACCGCCACCGCCGGCTTCCTCGGTCTCGGCCGCGGCGCGCCGGCCCCGAACTGGGGACGCATGATCAACGAGAACATACCCGGTGCCTCTCTGACGGTCGCGCCCTTCCTGGCGCCCACCCTGTTGATCGTGCTGCTCTCGGTCTGCGTCGGCCTGCTGGCCGACTGGTTCGCCGACGCGGCATCCGGGGAGCGGCGATGA